A window of the Scyliorhinus torazame isolate Kashiwa2021f chromosome 12, sScyTor2.1, whole genome shotgun sequence genome harbors these coding sequences:
- the mrps17 gene encoding small ribosomal subunit protein uS17m, which yields MSARTASVHAKWIIGKVIGTKMQKTAKVRITRLVLNPYLLKFYNKRKTYFAHDPKEQCTVGDIVLLKALSERRTKHVKHELAEIVFKVGNVIDPITQERCSGSRIIEPPKDSHSDVGSLNGHLKDLEINV from the exons ATGTCAGCAAGAACTGCCTCTGTCCATGCCAAGTGGATTATAGGAAAAGTGATTGGGACAAAAATGCAGAAGACTGCGAAAGTCAGAATAACTAGACTTGTCTTGAATCCATATCTGCTAAAG ttttaCAATAAAAGGAAGACCTATTTTGCTCATGATCCAAAAGAACAGTGCACTGTGGGTGATATCGTACTTCTGAAGGCTTTGTCTGAACGAAGAACCAAGCACGTTAAACATGAACTGGCAGAAATTGTTTTCAAAGTTGGAAATGTAATTGATCCCATCACACAAGAACGCTGTAGTGGAAGCCGAATAATTGAACCTCCTAAAGACTCTCATTCAGATGTGGGATCCCTGAATGGTCATCTGAAGGACTTAGAGATCAATGTTTAG